The genomic window TTGTCGAAGTAGTTCCTGACCACGTCGCCGCGGACTTCGAGCGTGCTGTTGATCGGAATCGACAGCGAGAGCGATCGCTGCCGCGGCGAATCGAGCCACCGCGGGTGATAGCGGAAAGTGTGGGAATCCCGATCGACAAGCCAGGTGCCGACCAGTTCGCCGTTCATCCACGCGTTCAGCGCCTGCATTACCAGGAGCCCGTCTTTGGCCGGATGACGAAGCTGCGGCGCGAGTTCGGCTTTACGTTCCTGCCCGGGTTCAGGGCTTGGAGCTGCCGTAGCAATGTGCCCGGTGCGGTCGATTGGGGCGCCGGAGCGCCAGTCTCCCCGGGAGACAGCGTGACCAGCACGGAGCCATCACTCATCTGCCGGGTCGTCCACGGCCCCGCCGGAAGGTTCACGGCTGCGTCCTGGAGCGGCTCATATGTTGTCGAGGGCTCCTCCCTCGCGTACAGGACGCCGCCCGAAGGCGTGTCTTCCCGCAGAAAGAAGGTCGCGCCCAAGGTCGACAGGAGCTTTGCCAGCTGTTCGAGGCTGACAGCTCCGGGATTCGCTTCGATTTCCGCGATGCGTGCCTGGCTGACACCGACGAGTGCACCGGCTTGCGCCTGTGTCAGGCCACGTTTTTTCCGTAGGGCCTTCAGGTGAGGCCGCAGTTGGTCGACGAAGCGAAGGGGATAGTCCATCTTGCAAGCAAGATATCGGCCCTGACCT from Variovorax paradoxus includes these protein-coding regions:
- a CDS encoding helix-turn-helix domain-containing protein; the encoded protein is MDYPLRFVDQLRPHLKALRKKRGLTQAQAGALVGVSQARIAEIEANPGAVSLEQLAKLLSTLGATFFLREDTPSGGVLYAREEPSTTYEPLQDAAVNLPAGPWTTRQMSDGSVLVTLSPGETGAPAPQSTAPGTLLRQLQALNPGRNVKPNSRRSFVIRPKTGSW